A stretch of Desulfobacter hydrogenophilus DNA encodes these proteins:
- a CDS encoding S41 family peptidase → MRKTNWAGLMRFWLTAAVILMLTAGSVHAAEEKTYQSLKLFADVLEELENNYVDEVKPEELVHNAIKGMVGNLDPHSSFMPPDAFGDLQDDTKGEFSGIGIVITMKDGILTVVSPIEGTPAYEAGITAEDIIVKIDDVSTKDMAMWEAVNKMRGPRYEEVKITIIREGASAPLIFTLKRDLIPMTSVRSAILTPGFGYLRITNFRMNTLDDVIENLSGLEKQEGGLRGLIIDLRDNPGGLLDQAIQISDLFIDKGTIVSIKGRIEKNNQAFKAHPNFPERNYPIVTLINGGSASASEIVAGALKDNFRSLIIGTTSFGKGSVQTVRPLKDGFGLKYTIARYYTPSGHSIQAKGIQPDIRVEPGTVEEDPKENSAFELMLKEKDLKNSLKPEAEETKNKKKSQKDTEIEKLNKDIQVKRALDILISYGVFSKINGTN, encoded by the coding sequence ATGAGAAAAACGAATTGGGCCGGATTGATGCGGTTCTGGCTGACTGCGGCTGTGATCCTTATGCTGACTGCAGGTTCAGTGCATGCGGCTGAAGAAAAGACCTATCAATCCTTAAAACTGTTTGCCGACGTCCTGGAAGAGCTTGAAAACAACTATGTGGACGAGGTCAAGCCCGAAGAGCTGGTACACAATGCCATAAAGGGTATGGTGGGTAATCTTGATCCCCATTCCAGCTTCATGCCCCCGGATGCCTTTGGGGATCTTCAAGATGATACCAAAGGGGAGTTTTCCGGTATCGGCATTGTCATTACCATGAAGGACGGCATTCTTACAGTCGTATCCCCCATTGAAGGCACCCCTGCCTACGAGGCCGGTATCACCGCCGAGGACATCATTGTCAAAATTGATGATGTATCCACCAAGGACATGGCCATGTGGGAAGCGGTAAACAAAATGAGGGGACCACGGTACGAAGAAGTTAAAATCACCATCATCCGGGAAGGGGCATCAGCCCCGCTGATCTTTACGCTTAAACGGGATCTGATCCCCATGACCAGCGTACGCTCGGCCATTCTCACACCAGGGTTCGGGTATTTAAGAATCACCAATTTCAGAATGAACACCCTGGATGATGTGATCGAAAACCTGTCAGGCCTGGAAAAACAAGAAGGTGGTCTTAGAGGTTTGATTATTGACCTTCGGGATAATCCGGGAGGGCTTCTGGACCAGGCCATTCAAATCTCCGACCTGTTTATCGACAAGGGGACTATCGTATCCATCAAGGGACGCATTGAAAAAAACAACCAGGCATTCAAGGCCCATCCTAATTTTCCGGAACGTAACTACCCCATTGTCACGCTTATCAACGGCGGTTCTGCGTCCGCTTCCGAAATTGTGGCCGGTGCCCTTAAAGACAATTTCCGGTCTTTGATTATAGGCACAACATCCTTTGGCAAAGGTTCGGTGCAAACGGTACGCCCACTCAAGGACGGATTTGGGCTTAAATATACCATAGCCCGGTACTATACCCCCAGCGGGCATTCCATCCAGGCCAAGGGCATCCAGCCGGACATCCGGGTGGAGCCGGGGACAGTGGAGGAAGACCCAAAAGAAAATTCTGCCTTTGAGCTGATGCTCAAAGAAAAAGATTTGAAAAACAGTCTTAAACCCGAAGCAGAAGAGACTAAAAATAAGAAAAAATCCCAAAAAGATACTGAAATCGAAAAACTCAATAAAGATATCCAGGTAAAACGCGCCCTTGATATTCTCATAAGCTATGGTGTGTTCAGTAAAATAAATGGCACAAACTAA
- a CDS encoding divergent polysaccharide deacetylase family protein, whose protein sequence is MAQTKSTGGTKKRPGKKAKPPAPQKTTKTAPKKSTKTKKKPRTASKAGTKKPAKKKNPDFFHELKKTVLGIAILVSVCLTAAMLIDIFIQADRPVAPKTQAVAQPQDPVPPPPRQKHQPPETKRLPTAEPKIISKAKSLKGKNNSAGKSSIAESSLPREGSAIVYEVYEDVTPAPTKKVIPPKKNNFVPRIAIIIDDIGYNKELAMGLFNIDKNITFSILPFSPAGTQLAHSLSAKGAELMLHLPMEPTQYPKVNPGPGALLSSMSPDELLTQLRKDIHAVPGTVGANNHMGSRLTADSDKMNQIFTVLKQKNLFFVDSRTSAESKGEQSARMFQLKFSHRDVFLDNFQDIEYISGQIKKLIKQAKDHGSAIGIGHPHQATLDALKRELPKLKEKARLVPASRLVEVPES, encoded by the coding sequence ATGGCACAAACTAAATCCACAGGCGGTACGAAAAAAAGGCCGGGGAAAAAGGCCAAGCCCCCGGCACCCCAAAAAACGACCAAAACCGCCCCCAAAAAAAGTACAAAAACAAAGAAAAAGCCAAGAACAGCAAGCAAAGCCGGAACAAAGAAACCTGCTAAGAAAAAAAATCCCGATTTTTTCCACGAATTGAAAAAAACGGTGCTGGGCATTGCCATCCTTGTCTCGGTCTGCCTGACCGCAGCGATGCTGATTGATATTTTTATACAAGCCGATCGGCCGGTGGCCCCAAAGACCCAGGCGGTGGCACAGCCCCAAGACCCGGTACCGCCTCCCCCCCGGCAAAAGCACCAGCCGCCGGAGACAAAGCGCCTGCCAACCGCCGAGCCGAAAATCATATCCAAAGCCAAAAGCCTTAAGGGAAAAAACAATTCAGCCGGCAAAAGCAGTATAGCCGAATCTTCGCTACCCAGAGAGGGATCGGCGATTGTCTATGAAGTATATGAAGATGTAACACCGGCACCCACTAAAAAGGTTATACCGCCGAAAAAAAACAATTTTGTACCCCGGATTGCCATTATCATTGATGATATCGGATACAACAAAGAACTGGCCATGGGCCTGTTCAACATAGATAAAAATATCACCTTTTCCATTCTGCCTTTTTCTCCTGCCGGAACGCAGCTTGCCCACAGTCTGTCGGCAAAAGGGGCGGAACTGATGCTGCATCTTCCCATGGAACCGACCCAGTACCCCAAGGTCAATCCCGGACCGGGAGCGTTGTTATCTTCCATGTCCCCGGATGAGCTTTTAACCCAGCTTCGAAAGGATATCCATGCGGTTCCCGGCACCGTGGGGGCCAACAACCACATGGGGTCCAGACTTACGGCGGATTCAGACAAAATGAACCAGATTTTCACGGTACTGAAACAAAAAAATTTATTTTTTGTTGATTCCAGAACATCTGCTGAATCCAAGGGCGAGCAGTCCGCACGTATGTTTCAGCTGAAATTTTCCCACAGGGATGTATTCTTGGATAACTTCCAGGATATCGAATACATTTCAGGCCAGATCAAAAAGCTTATCAAGCAGGCCAAAGACCATGGCAGCGCCATTGGTATCGGGCACCCTCACCAGGCGACCCTGGATGCGCTGAAACGCGAACTTCCAAAACTTAAGGAAAAAGCCCGGCTGGTGCCGGCCAGCAGGCTTGTTGAGGTACCAGAAAGTTAA
- a CDS encoding YkgJ family cysteine cluster protein, whose product MTEHVLDNLLKNYTDLITRVDEHIQRLARIHKDRLACKKGCDECCRHLSLFPVEAFALSRAFSRLDAPCRERVLDQAHQTNRACPLLVDHVCMIYEARPIICRTHGYPLYMEKEGRAMVDFCPKNFKGVKKLDRSDMLDLDRMNTLLTVVNSHFTACFEDVLPDRIPVDQALELYQSL is encoded by the coding sequence ATGACAGAGCATGTGCTTGACAATCTATTGAAAAATTACACGGATCTGATCACCCGGGTGGATGAACACATCCAAAGGCTTGCCCGGATCCATAAAGACCGGCTTGCCTGCAAAAAAGGGTGTGATGAATGTTGCAGGCACCTGTCTTTATTTCCGGTTGAGGCCTTTGCCTTGTCACGGGCCTTCAGTCGCCTGGATGCCCCATGCCGGGAAAGGGTTCTTGATCAGGCACATCAGACCAATCGCGCATGCCCCCTGCTCGTGGACCATGTCTGTATGATTTATGAAGCCCGCCCCATTATCTGCAGGACCCACGGATATCCTTTGTATATGGAAAAAGAGGGCAGGGCCATGGTGGATTTCTGCCCTAAAAATTTCAAGGGCGTAAAAAAATTGGATCGGTCTGATATGCTGGATCTTGACCGGATGAATACCCTTTTAACAGTTGTAAACAGCCATTTTACCGCCTGCTTTGAAGACGTGCTGCCTGACCGTATACCTGTGGATCAGGCCCTGGAATTATATCAAAGCCTTTAA
- a CDS encoding TOTE conflict system archaeo-eukaryotic primase domain-containing protein, with protein MTINDYDELKKKYDALLEENKALKAKIRELEPKPEIIISHHKPDQSRETLIFGNLKNTATSQKSGTAVTSEKYASVISRYSQSNEKIKLFMSLFKGRADVYAKKWQSKKGATGYSPVCLNEWVPGICNKPRIKCSVCGNQSYGTLNKSVIEKHLRGEYVIGIYPMNPDETCHFLAIDFDKEGWKQDIAVIRNTCSEFEIPVAIERSQSGNGCHAWFFFEQKVPAAFARKFGTSLLTYSMGKRHEISFKSYDRLFPNQDTMPDGGFGNLIALPLQKTARDNENAVFINEDFNPYPDQWQFLSGIQKLSEKDLTSFINKLARGNDLGVLKEEMSESTPWKKQQAIDLKAKDFPKTVKMTKSGMLYIEKTGLSQKALNTLKRYAAFKNPVFYKAQAMRKSTFGKPRVISCSDDYKNHLALPRGCECDIKSLFKKNNVTLIQEDESNPGKAINVEFRGELRDEQQLAIDALSVHANGVLAAATAFGKTVIGAKLISIKKVNTLVLVHRQQLVSQWRERLEQFLIINESLPEPPKKRGRKKELNIIGHMAAGKDSLSSIVDIAVMQSLNTKGDVKEAVQNYGMVLVDECHHVPAVTFEQILKKTTAKYIYGLTATPARPDGHHPIIFFYCGPVRFSVDAKKQAEKRPFEHYLMPRFTSFKSPPDKDGKQLSLQEIKTCLASDEIRNQLIMDDVLECYEKGRKSLILTGRVGHVAELAAKLRERISNVICLTGGMGDKKTTRVMREINGIEETEPFVLVATGSYIGEGFDEARLDTLFLVMPIAWKGTLHQYAGRLHRYFKGKKDVRIYDYVDLHVKMLEKMYGKRLKGYASIGYKAKASKYPDAPTNIIFNKDSFFPVYLQDIAVASKHLLIVSPFITKNRMYQMMDHFKDLLKKQVKITIITRPADDYDKNRKAMLSNLFSDIDTQGVQMVYKPNIHQKFAIIDNKITWYGSINLLSFGYSEESIMRLESTSIARELTDSIDMETFSKTTPLK; from the coding sequence ATGACTATCAACGATTACGATGAGTTGAAAAAAAAATATGACGCCCTGCTTGAAGAAAACAAAGCTCTGAAAGCAAAAATCCGGGAATTAGAGCCCAAACCCGAAATTATTATTTCCCATCATAAACCTGACCAATCCAGGGAAACGTTGATATTCGGTAACCTTAAAAACACTGCAACAAGCCAAAAATCCGGTACGGCAGTAACATCAGAAAAATATGCCAGTGTAATTAGCCGGTATTCTCAAAGCAATGAAAAGATTAAGCTTTTTATGTCCCTGTTTAAAGGCAGGGCCGATGTATATGCAAAAAAATGGCAAAGCAAAAAGGGCGCTACAGGATACAGCCCGGTCTGCCTGAATGAATGGGTACCCGGGATCTGCAATAAGCCCAGAATAAAATGTTCGGTATGTGGCAATCAATCATATGGGACGCTGAATAAATCCGTTATCGAAAAGCATCTCAGGGGTGAGTACGTCATCGGGATCTATCCCATGAATCCTGATGAAACCTGCCATTTTCTGGCTATTGATTTTGACAAAGAAGGATGGAAACAAGACATTGCGGTGATTCGAAACACCTGCTCAGAATTTGAAATACCGGTCGCAATAGAGCGGTCACAATCCGGCAATGGCTGTCATGCCTGGTTCTTCTTTGAACAAAAGGTCCCTGCAGCATTTGCCCGAAAATTCGGGACATCATTATTGACCTACTCAATGGGAAAACGGCATGAAATCTCGTTCAAATCCTATGACAGGCTGTTCCCGAATCAAGACACCATGCCGGATGGCGGGTTTGGTAACCTGATTGCCTTGCCGCTCCAGAAAACGGCCCGGGATAACGAGAATGCGGTTTTTATCAATGAAGATTTTAATCCGTACCCTGACCAATGGCAGTTTTTATCCGGCATTCAAAAGCTGAGCGAAAAAGATCTGACATCTTTTATAAACAAGCTGGCCCGGGGAAACGACCTGGGAGTGCTAAAGGAAGAAATGTCAGAATCAACACCGTGGAAAAAACAGCAAGCCATTGACCTGAAGGCTAAGGATTTTCCCAAAACGGTTAAAATGACTAAATCCGGCATGCTGTATATTGAAAAAACAGGGTTAAGCCAGAAAGCATTAAATACCCTTAAAAGATATGCGGCCTTTAAAAACCCTGTATTTTATAAGGCCCAGGCCATGAGAAAATCAACCTTTGGCAAGCCAAGGGTCATTTCCTGCTCAGATGATTATAAAAACCATCTTGCCCTGCCTCGCGGGTGTGAATGCGATATCAAATCTTTGTTCAAAAAAAATAATGTCACTCTGATACAAGAAGATGAATCAAATCCCGGAAAGGCAATTAATGTTGAATTCCGAGGTGAATTGAGGGATGAACAGCAACTTGCGATTGATGCATTGTCGGTACATGCCAATGGCGTGTTAGCAGCTGCGACGGCATTCGGGAAGACCGTTATCGGCGCAAAATTAATCAGTATAAAAAAAGTAAACACCCTGGTATTGGTTCACCGGCAGCAACTTGTTTCCCAGTGGCGGGAACGGCTGGAACAATTTCTCATCATCAATGAATCCCTTCCTGAACCGCCTAAAAAAAGAGGCCGTAAAAAAGAACTCAATATCATCGGCCACATGGCGGCCGGGAAAGACAGCTTAAGTTCCATTGTCGATATAGCGGTGATGCAATCATTGAATACCAAAGGAGATGTCAAAGAAGCCGTACAAAATTATGGAATGGTTCTTGTGGATGAATGCCATCATGTTCCTGCAGTCACTTTTGAACAAATATTGAAGAAGACCACAGCAAAATATATTTACGGCTTGACGGCCACCCCTGCCAGACCTGACGGCCACCACCCGATTATCTTTTTTTACTGCGGACCTGTACGGTTTTCAGTGGATGCAAAAAAACAGGCTGAAAAGCGTCCCTTTGAGCACTATCTCATGCCAAGATTCACATCATTTAAATCGCCACCAGATAAAGACGGAAAACAGCTGTCTCTTCAGGAAATAAAAACATGCCTGGCATCAGATGAAATAAGAAACCAGCTCATCATGGATGATGTATTGGAATGTTATGAAAAAGGGAGAAAGTCCTTAATTCTAACAGGTCGGGTTGGCCATGTAGCAGAACTTGCAGCAAAGCTAAGGGAAAGAATATCAAATGTTATTTGCCTCACAGGTGGTATGGGGGATAAAAAAACGACCCGGGTAATGAGGGAAATCAATGGGATTGAGGAGACAGAGCCCTTTGTACTGGTTGCCACGGGCAGCTATATTGGTGAGGGTTTTGATGAAGCACGGCTGGATACGTTATTTTTGGTCATGCCCATTGCCTGGAAAGGGACACTGCATCAATATGCCGGCAGACTGCACCGTTACTTTAAAGGGAAAAAAGATGTACGGATTTACGATTATGTCGATCTCCATGTAAAAATGCTCGAAAAAATGTACGGGAAACGGCTGAAAGGATATGCCTCAATCGGTTATAAAGCCAAAGCCTCAAAATATCCCGATGCACCGACCAATATTATTTTCAATAAAGACAGTTTTTTTCCGGTTTATCTGCAGGATATTGCCGTTGCCTCAAAGCATCTGCTGATCGTCAGTCCGTTTATCACAAAAAACAGGATGTACCAAATGATGGACCACTTTAAGGACCTCTTGAAAAAGCAGGTAAAAATAACGATCATAACCAGACCGGCTGATGATTATGACAAAAATAGAAAAGCCATGTTGAGCAATCTTTTTTCAGATATTGATACACAAGGTGTCCAAATGGTATACAAACCCAACATCCACCAGAAATTTGCAATCATTGACAACAAGATTACCTGGTACGGCAGCATCAATCTTTTAAGCTTTGGCTATTCTGAAGAAAGCATCATGCGACTTGAAAGTACCAGTATCGCCCGTGAATTAACGGATAGTATCGATATGGAAACCTTTTCCAAGACAACGCCATTGAAATAG
- a CDS encoding PTS sugar transporter subunit IIA, which yields MDSLVFAAGFCIIALAARQIGDTFKQAGFPLISGFLFTGIIAGPHVLNLIPSQAVSTLTFVDQVSLGLIAFAAGGELYLKELKSRLVAIGWITSGLVISTFTMASLALFALAGHIPFMAAMPVSGRVAVALIGGAILVARSPSSAIAIINELRAKGRFTKTVMGVTVILDVVVIVLFAAAITIADALLTGLTWNVGVVFFLILEIALSMSLGMPVAGILFFILRLPAPFVLKSTLILLTGYLVFIGSSGLRAYTHHKMNIEILIEPLLVCMVAGFLAANSRQYRKEFLDLLHRVGPGVYIAFFTLTGASIRLDILAHTWPIALILFGVRVFAIFTGSFLGGCLAGIGAQSSRTYWMAFITQAGVGLALAKEVGIEFPQWGPSFSTLIISVIILNEIVGPPLFKLAIKRMKEDHPPAKPNAVNAPRNVVIFGTDTQSTALAHTLFSHGWRVKLAQPRGDSTLASLENSPQIPVLVVDGFDCKSLEKIQCRTATAIVTLLSDRENLDICETAFEHFATQTLVARLNDRSNLKAFEDLNVLVVDPSTAIIGLLDHFVRAPGAASLLMGFHRGRDVADVTVRNPDLAGLSLRDLRLPFDSVIMAVRRRGTLYVPHGFTRLESGDRVTVMGTTAALREIALRFDRHEGQAALNLMERAVPEQLKEDGEKLYLIKNGQRDRFDLLVEKAVVADLKQEMDKNAFFEQAAKQLSKQVDISASTLFEMLRQRENEMTTVLAPGLAIPHIIIEGENQFGMLIVRNKKGIIFSPQAPSVHAAFVLVGTRDERNFHLEALSAIAKIVMDPRFDDKWLRARSAKALKELLLNADRDRRLPEP from the coding sequence ATGGATTCTCTCGTATTTGCCGCAGGATTCTGCATCATTGCCCTGGCTGCCAGGCAGATCGGCGACACATTTAAACAGGCCGGATTTCCCCTGATCAGCGGTTTTTTATTCACCGGCATCATTGCCGGCCCCCATGTTCTGAATCTGATACCCAGCCAGGCCGTTTCAACCCTGACCTTTGTGGATCAGGTGTCGCTGGGGCTGATCGCCTTTGCCGCAGGCGGGGAACTCTACTTGAAAGAACTCAAGTCAAGGCTGGTGGCCATTGGATGGATCACGTCAGGGCTTGTGATCTCAACCTTTACAATGGCGTCCCTGGCGCTTTTTGCCCTTGCCGGCCATATCCCTTTCATGGCGGCCATGCCGGTTTCAGGAAGAGTTGCCGTGGCGCTCATTGGTGGAGCCATTCTTGTGGCAAGGAGCCCATCCTCGGCCATCGCCATTATCAATGAACTCAGGGCCAAGGGCCGGTTTACAAAAACGGTCATGGGGGTGACGGTCATCTTGGACGTGGTGGTCATTGTGCTGTTTGCCGCAGCCATCACCATAGCAGACGCCCTGCTTACCGGGTTGACCTGGAATGTCGGGGTCGTCTTTTTTCTGATCCTGGAGATCGCATTGTCCATGTCCCTTGGCATGCCGGTCGCCGGAATTTTGTTTTTTATCCTCCGGCTTCCCGCCCCCTTTGTTTTAAAATCCACGCTGATCCTTTTAACCGGATACCTTGTTTTTATAGGTTCCTCAGGCCTTCGCGCGTACACCCACCATAAGATGAATATTGAAATTCTGATTGAACCCCTCCTGGTCTGCATGGTGGCCGGTTTTTTGGCAGCCAATTCAAGGCAGTACAGGAAAGAGTTTCTTGATCTACTCCATCGTGTCGGCCCGGGGGTTTACATTGCCTTTTTCACCCTGACCGGGGCCTCCATTCGCCTTGATATCCTGGCCCACACCTGGCCTATTGCCCTTATCCTGTTCGGGGTTCGCGTCTTTGCCATATTTACAGGATCTTTTTTAGGGGGGTGCCTGGCCGGAATCGGCGCCCAAAGCAGCCGGACCTATTGGATGGCATTTATCACCCAGGCCGGTGTCGGGCTTGCGCTTGCCAAGGAAGTAGGAATAGAATTTCCCCAATGGGGCCCTTCTTTTTCCACGCTTATAATATCCGTTATTATCCTTAACGAGATCGTCGGCCCCCCGTTGTTCAAACTGGCCATCAAGCGGATGAAAGAGGATCACCCCCCGGCCAAACCCAATGCCGTCAACGCACCACGGAATGTGGTGATTTTCGGAACCGACACCCAGTCCACGGCACTGGCCCATACCTTGTTTTCCCATGGGTGGCGGGTAAAACTGGCCCAGCCAAGGGGTGACTCTACCTTAGCAAGCCTGGAAAACAGCCCCCAGATACCTGTCCTGGTTGTGGACGGATTTGATTGCAAATCCCTTGAAAAAATCCAGTGCCGAACTGCAACGGCCATTGTGACTCTGCTAAGCGACAGAGAAAATCTGGATATCTGCGAAACCGCGTTTGAGCATTTTGCTACCCAGACTCTGGTTGCCCGGCTCAATGACCGCAGCAACCTTAAGGCATTTGAGGATCTCAACGTATTGGTCGTAGACCCATCCACAGCCATTATCGGGTTGCTGGACCACTTTGTCCGGGCGCCGGGGGCGGCGTCCCTGTTGATGGGATTTCACCGGGGCCGGGATGTGGCAGACGTGACGGTCCGCAACCCGGACCTTGCAGGCCTTTCCCTAAGAGACCTTCGCCTGCCCTTTGACTCGGTGATCATGGCGGTCCGGCGCAGGGGAACGCTCTATGTTCCCCATGGGTTTACCCGGCTGGAATCCGGAGACCGGGTCACGGTCATGGGCACCACGGCGGCCCTAAGAGAAATTGCCCTGCGTTTTGACCGGCATGAGGGCCAAGCCGCTTTAAATCTAATGGAAAGGGCCGTGCCTGAACAATTGAAAGAGGATGGGGAAAAACTTTATCTCATTAAAAACGGACAAAGAGACCGGTTTGATCTCTTGGTGGAAAAGGCTGTGGTGGCTGATCTTAAGCAGGAAATGGACAAAAACGCCTTTTTTGAACAGGCCGCAAAACAGCTTAGCAAACAGGTGGATATATCTGCATCCACCCTGTTTGAAATGCTCCGCCAAAGGGAAAACGAAATGACCACGGTGCTGGCCCCGGGACTTGCCATCCCCCACATTATCATTGAAGGAGAGAACCAATTTGGTATGCTGATTGTCAGGAACAAAAAGGGAATCATTTTTTCGCCCCAGGCCCCGAGCGTTCATGCCGCCTTTGTGCTGGTGGGAACAAGGGATGAGCGCAATTTCCATCTTGAGGCCCTGTCTGCCATCGCCAAGATTGTCATGGACCCGAGGTTTGACGATAAATGGCTCAGGGCCAGGTCTGCCAAGGCGCTCAAAGAATTGCTCCTGAATGCTGACCGGGATCGCCGGCTGCCTGAACCCTGA